A genome region from Clostridium sp. JN-9 includes the following:
- a CDS encoding carbon starvation CstA family protein produces the protein MYSFLGGIIVLLLGYFVYSKVIEKLMDVRGDRETPAYKLQDGVDYVPMPTWKVFLIQLLNIAGLGPIFGALQGALFGPVAFLWVAFGSVFAGGVHDFTSGVISIKHNGASLSEIQGIYLGKKIQAVMRIFTIVLLILVGVVFVTGPAKLLAALTPDKFNTAFWVAVVFVYYFLATILPIDVLIGNLYPVFGVCLVIMALGVGGGIIFEGYRIPEITLTNLHPSHIAVWPMMFITIACGAISGFHATQSPLMARCIKNEMYSRKVFYGAMIAEGLIALVWVAAGISFYNGVPQLGAVLTKSGPGGAVLEITKTLLGPIGGVLAMLGVIACPITSGDTAFRGARIMIADIIHYKQDKVKKRLLLALPMFAVGIALTFINFDIIWRYFAWANQTLAMVTLWAVSVYLVKYKKNHWFTTAPAVFMSAVCTSYIFQAKEGFGLPAVFSNSVGILVAIGLLGIFLAKAKSFSETIPSIDNSMNV, from the coding sequence ATGTATTCATTTTTAGGTGGTATTATTGTACTTTTACTTGGTTACTTTGTTTATTCAAAAGTCATTGAAAAATTAATGGATGTCAGGGGCGATAGGGAAACACCTGCATACAAACTGCAGGACGGGGTGGATTATGTTCCAATGCCAACCTGGAAGGTGTTTCTTATACAATTATTAAACATTGCAGGTCTTGGTCCTATATTTGGAGCACTGCAGGGTGCATTATTCGGGCCTGTGGCTTTTCTTTGGGTTGCCTTTGGCAGCGTTTTTGCAGGAGGAGTACACGATTTTACTTCTGGAGTTATATCAATAAAACATAACGGTGCTAGTTTATCAGAAATACAAGGCATATACTTAGGCAAAAAGATACAAGCTGTCATGCGTATTTTTACCATTGTATTATTAATCTTAGTAGGTGTAGTTTTTGTAACGGGGCCTGCAAAGCTTTTGGCAGCGTTGACTCCTGATAAATTTAACACAGCCTTTTGGGTAGCAGTTGTATTTGTTTATTACTTCTTAGCCACAATTCTTCCTATAGATGTTTTAATAGGCAATTTATATCCTGTATTTGGTGTTTGTCTTGTTATTATGGCATTAGGAGTTGGGGGAGGAATAATCTTTGAAGGATACCGCATACCTGAAATCACACTTACAAATCTGCATCCTTCACATATTGCTGTATGGCCAATGATGTTTATAACCATAGCCTGCGGTGCTATCTCAGGTTTTCATGCTACTCAGTCTCCTTTAATGGCAAGATGTATAAAAAATGAAATGTATTCAAGAAAAGTTTTTTATGGTGCTATGATTGCAGAGGGATTAATTGCACTTGTATGGGTTGCAGCTGGTATATCTTTCTACAATGGAGTTCCTCAATTAGGAGCAGTATTAACAAAGAGCGGTCCTGGAGGAGCAGTTCTGGAAATTACTAAGACTCTTTTAGGTCCTATTGGCGGAGTCCTTGCAATGTTAGGAGTTATTGCATGTCCTATTACTTCCGGGGATACGGCTTTTAGAGGTGCCAGAATAATGATTGCAGACATAATTCATTATAAACAGGATAAAGTTAAAAAGAGATTACTTCTTGCACTTCCAATGTTTGCAGTAGGAATTGCACTTACATTTATTAACTTCGATATTATCTGGAGATACTTTGCATGGGCAAACCAGACACTTGCAATGGTAACTTTGTGGGCAGTTTCTGTTTATCTTGTTAAATATAAAAAGAATCACTGGTTTACTACAGCTCCTGCAGTATTTATGTCAGCTGTATGCACAAGTTATATTTTCCAGGCTAAGGAGGGCTTTGGACTTCCTGCTGTGTTCTCAAATTCAGTTGGTATATTAGTAGCTATAGGTTTACTTGGAATATTCCTGGCAAAGGCTAAATCATTTTCTGAAACGATTCCAAGTATAGATAATTCAATGAATGTATAA
- the addB gene encoding helicase-exonuclease AddAB subunit AddB, whose protein sequence is MSLRFIFGRAGSGKSYFCINDIKNKIINNETKHSLIILVPEQFSFQAEKNMINMIGEKSINKAQVLSFKRMAYTVFNEVGGITAQHMNEAGRNMLIYNVISSVKDKLKVFNRVADRQGFTNTIGEIITELKKYSIDVTELNSGIDKIEDENLKNKVSDIKLIFEEFEKRLHEKYIDSDDDLTILIEKLDESSLFNNAEIWIDEFYDFTPQEYLIIEKLLKKAYRVNISLCQDVSDSETQNTDLFSPVKRTEKKLLEIIKNNNIKYDKPVILNCSPCYRFKDNEELQHLEKYIFEYPFKVYEKDVKNLSIIKALNRYNEVEITAREIINLCRDKGYRYKDIAVVSGDLEQYESIVKAIFTEYDIPYFIDAKRSIENNQLIIYIISALEIFTKHWSYESVFRYLKTGLSNVTMDEIDLLENYVLKNGIKGSMWTKDEKWEYGLNYDFTDEEKAQEEINLDKINDIRKKAAEPVKLFHSELKKCRTAKKKCEAVYNFLIHNNTGDKLQNWIEQFKSQDELDKANAYGQIWNVVMEVLDQVAEIFGDDKINTDEFSKVLLAGFQQYEIGLIPPALDQILVSSVYRLKSHEIKALFLLGVNDGIFPKGKDEEGILNDSDRIMLRENGIELGNNTKEDAFEENFQVYSILTSVSDCVTLSYSISDIEGKSMRPSIIISRLKKIFKNLEERSEIAEDADAKESINKIVNPKATLNQLVSSVKKDSGNVDINPVWIETYRWYKENDLWNKKINNIVKGFDYTNSLEVNNTLKIRKLYGDKLNISVSRLEKFSECPFSYFVQYGLRAKERKIYSLTSPDLGTFMHNVIQHFSNIVNEKNIDWNDITKEWCEKTVGEIVEDTIVKIPGSIFSSSPRYKHVANNIERVLTKSVWLITEHMKMGGFRPSGYEISFSRGGDYEPIKIQLHSGEDVELIGRVDRLDFLHKNNKLYLRIVDYKSGNKEFKLSDIYNGMELQLLIYLDAILTQISGKHEEEAEPGAILYFKLQDPIIKAKGYLSDEEIEKKIAASLKMKGLLLEDVEIIKEMDRDIQGSSLIVPVMVKKDGSISKSKSSVATLEQFQDLREFVRGTIVNICEEILEGNISINPYKNNKKTPCEYCLYSAICQFDTTMKGNCYRFIKDISDQEFWDAIK, encoded by the coding sequence ATGAGCTTAAGATTTATATTTGGAAGAGCAGGCAGCGGCAAAAGTTATTTTTGCATTAATGATATAAAAAATAAAATAATTAATAACGAAACAAAGCATTCATTAATAATACTTGTACCAGAGCAGTTTTCCTTTCAGGCAGAAAAGAATATGATAAATATGATAGGTGAAAAAAGTATTAATAAAGCTCAGGTATTAAGTTTTAAGAGAATGGCTTATACAGTATTTAATGAAGTAGGGGGAATCACTGCACAGCATATGAATGAGGCTGGAAGAAACATGCTGATTTATAATGTTATAAGCAGCGTAAAAGATAAGCTGAAAGTATTTAACAGGGTAGCAGACAGGCAGGGATTCACAAATACAATTGGAGAAATAATTACAGAATTAAAGAAATACAGCATTGATGTCACTGAGCTAAACTCAGGCATTGATAAGATCGAAGATGAAAATCTTAAAAATAAAGTCAGTGATATAAAATTAATTTTTGAAGAATTTGAAAAAAGGCTCCATGAAAAATATATAGACAGCGATGATGATTTAACAATATTAATAGAAAAGCTTGATGAATCATCGTTATTTAATAATGCTGAAATCTGGATAGATGAATTTTATGATTTTACCCCACAGGAATATCTTATAATAGAGAAGCTTCTAAAGAAGGCCTATAGGGTGAACATATCGCTGTGTCAGGATGTTTCAGACAGTGAAACTCAAAATACAGATTTATTCAGCCCTGTGAAGAGAACTGAAAAGAAACTGCTTGAAATAATAAAAAATAACAATATAAAATATGACAAGCCGGTAATTTTAAACTGCAGTCCATGTTACAGATTTAAAGATAATGAGGAGCTTCAGCATCTTGAAAAATATATTTTTGAATATCCTTTTAAGGTTTATGAAAAGGATGTTAAAAATCTTTCTATAATTAAAGCTTTAAACAGGTACAATGAGGTTGAAATTACTGCCAGAGAAATAATAAACCTTTGCAGAGATAAAGGATACAGATATAAGGATATAGCTGTGGTAAGCGGTGACCTGGAGCAGTATGAAAGTATAGTTAAAGCTATTTTCACAGAGTATGATATTCCATATTTCATAGATGCTAAAAGAAGCATTGAAAATAACCAGCTTATAATTTATATAATTTCAGCTTTAGAAATATTTACAAAACACTGGTCCTATGAAAGCGTATTTAGATATCTTAAAACAGGGCTGTCAAATGTTACTATGGATGAAATAGATTTACTTGAAAATTATGTTTTGAAAAATGGAATTAAGGGTTCAATGTGGACTAAGGATGAAAAATGGGAATATGGTTTAAATTATGATTTTACAGATGAAGAAAAGGCTCAGGAAGAAATAAATTTAGATAAAATTAATGATATAAGAAAAAAAGCAGCAGAGCCTGTAAAGCTTTTTCATTCAGAATTAAAAAAGTGCAGAACAGCCAAAAAGAAGTGTGAAGCTGTATATAATTTTTTAATCCATAATAATACAGGAGATAAGCTTCAAAATTGGATAGAACAGTTTAAAAGTCAGGATGAGCTGGATAAAGCCAATGCTTATGGTCAGATTTGGAACGTTGTAATGGAAGTTTTAGATCAGGTGGCAGAAATATTTGGTGATGATAAAATAAATACAGATGAGTTTTCTAAGGTTTTGCTTGCTGGTTTCCAGCAGTATGAAATTGGATTAATTCCTCCTGCATTGGATCAAATACTGGTAAGCTCGGTATATAGATTAAAGAGCCATGAAATTAAAGCTCTCTTTCTGCTGGGGGTAAATGATGGAATATTTCCAAAAGGTAAGGATGAAGAGGGAATATTAAACGACAGCGACAGAATCATGCTTAGAGAAAATGGTATAGAGCTTGGAAATAACACAAAGGAAGATGCCTTTGAAGAAAATTTTCAGGTATACAGTATTTTAACCAGTGTAAGTGACTGTGTTACTCTTAGCTATTCAATATCTGATATTGAAGGAAAAAGCATGAGGCCATCTATAATTATATCAAGGCTTAAAAAGATTTTTAAAAACCTTGAGGAACGCAGTGAAATTGCAGAGGATGCAGATGCTAAGGAAAGCATTAATAAAATAGTGAATCCAAAAGCCACTTTAAATCAATTGGTTTCATCAGTTAAGAAGGATTCAGGTAATGTGGATATTAATCCTGTATGGATAGAAACATATAGATGGTACAAGGAAAATGATTTATGGAATAAAAAAATAAATAATATTGTAAAAGGATTTGATTATACAAATTCACTGGAAGTCAATAACACACTAAAAATTAGAAAACTTTACGGGGATAAATTAAATATAAGTGTGTCAAGACTGGAGAAATTTTCAGAATGCCCTTTCTCTTACTTTGTTCAGTATGGGCTTAGAGCTAAGGAAAGAAAAATATATTCCTTGACATCTCCTGATCTTGGGACATTTATGCACAATGTAATTCAGCATTTTTCAAATATAGTTAATGAAAAAAATATTGACTGGAATGATATTACCAAGGAATGGTGCGAGAAAACGGTTGGTGAAATAGTAGAAGATACTATTGTAAAAATACCAGGCAGCATATTCAGCAGTTCACCAAGATATAAACATGTTGCCAATAATATTGAAAGGGTACTTACAAAATCAGTTTGGCTCATTACTGAGCATATGAAAATGGGAGGATTCAGACCTTCAGGATATGAAATATCTTTTTCCAGAGGAGGAGACTATGAGCCTATAAAGATTCAGCTGCACTCAGGAGAAGATGTGGAGCTCATTGGAAGGGTTGACAGATTGGATTTTTTACATAAAAATAATAAGCTTTATTTAAGAATAGTAGACTACAAATCCGGAAATAAAGAATTTAAATTATCTGATATATATAATGGTATGGAACTTCAGCTATTGATATATCTTGATGCCATATTGACTCAGATATCAGGAAAGCATGAAGAAGAAGCAGAGCCTGGAGCTATTTTATACTTTAAATTGCAGGATCCTATTATAAAAGCAAAGGGATATTTATCTGATGAGGAAATAGAAAAGAAGATTGCAGCAAGCTTAAAGATGAAGGGACTATTGCTGGAGGACGTTGAAATAATAAAGGAAATGGACAGAGATATTCAAGGAAGCTCACTTATAGTGCCTGTAATGGTGAAGAAGGATGGAAGTATATCAAAATCAAAATCCTCAGTGGCTACTCTTGAGCAGTTTCAAGATTTAAGAGAATTTGTCAGGGGGACAATAGTAAATATCTGCGAAGAAATACTAGAAGGCAATATAAGTATAAATCCTTATAAAAATAACAAAAAAACTCCTTGTGAATATTGTCTTTACTCCGCAATCTGCCAATTTGACACTACAATGAAAGGAAACTGTTATAGATTCATAAAAGATATTAGTGACCAGGAGTTCTGGGATGCTATAAAATAA
- a CDS encoding IS110 family transposase, which produces MKKVDYLSTLFVGIDIGARQNVVSAINFEQEFFIKMKPVPNTQSGAEQLESMLVKILENNIFKVTIIGLESTSFYGVHIANFLSASEKLVPYKPYVYCLNPKEVANYKDSFNALNKNDGIDSFVIADFARVGRIHTEPWRGSQYLALQRLTRHRLHIVECLTREKTYMLSNVFLKFSEFALLDGEEHPFSNKYGATASSILTDFLSSEDIANASIEELVEFINTKSRKRISDPQMTAKILQQAARNSYRLDKCLYEPLTTSIACSFNCIQAFEKELSTINKAIEKAVMGMNPVEYQILMSIPGFGPVYSSGILAELGSVHAFPNNDAIAKYAGIVWKENQSGDFKAENTPMNKAGNRYLRYYLIEAAGSVIRHVPEYQAFYQKKFAEVTTHQHKRALALTSRKLIRLIFGLLAKNQLYSSNRVD; this is translated from the coding sequence ATGAAGAAAGTAGATTACTTATCAACTCTATTTGTTGGTATCGATATTGGTGCGAGACAAAATGTTGTCTCTGCAATTAACTTTGAACAGGAATTTTTTATTAAAATGAAACCTGTTCCTAATACACAATCTGGTGCAGAACAACTAGAATCCATGCTCGTCAAGATACTAGAAAATAATATATTTAAGGTTACTATTATTGGTCTTGAGTCTACTTCATTTTATGGCGTGCATATAGCTAATTTTTTATCTGCAAGTGAAAAACTTGTGCCATATAAACCCTACGTCTACTGTTTGAATCCTAAGGAAGTTGCTAACTACAAAGATTCCTTTAATGCTCTTAACAAAAATGATGGCATTGACTCTTTTGTTATTGCTGATTTTGCAAGAGTCGGCAGGATTCATACTGAGCCTTGGCGTGGTTCTCAATACCTTGCCCTACAAAGGCTTACAAGACACAGGCTTCATATAGTTGAATGCTTAACCAGGGAGAAGACATATATGCTATCAAATGTATTTCTCAAGTTTAGCGAATTTGCTTTGTTAGATGGTGAAGAACATCCTTTTTCTAATAAATATGGTGCCACTGCTTCCTCTATCCTGACGGATTTTTTATCTTCTGAAGACATTGCAAATGCTTCCATAGAAGAACTTGTTGAATTCATCAATACAAAGAGTCGAAAGAGAATTTCTGATCCACAGATGACTGCTAAAATTCTTCAACAAGCTGCTCGTAATTCATATCGCCTTGATAAATGTTTGTATGAGCCATTAACGACTTCAATTGCATGCTCTTTTAACTGTATTCAGGCTTTTGAAAAAGAACTGAGTACTATTAATAAAGCCATTGAGAAAGCGGTTATGGGAATGAATCCTGTGGAATATCAAATTCTCATGTCAATCCCTGGTTTTGGCCCTGTTTATTCCAGTGGTATTCTTGCCGAATTAGGCAGTGTGCATGCATTCCCTAATAATGATGCTATTGCTAAATATGCTGGCATCGTATGGAAAGAAAATCAATCTGGTGATTTCAAGGCTGAAAATACGCCAATGAACAAAGCAGGTAACCGTTATTTACGTTATTATCTGATAGAAGCCGCTGGTAGTGTCATAAGACACGTTCCTGAATATCAAGCTTTCTACCAGAAGAAATTTGCTGAAGTGACTACACATCAGCATAAACGAGCACTCGCGCTAACTTCTCGTAAATTAATCCGTTTGATTTTTGGATTGCTGGCTAAAAATCAACTCTACTCTTCAAATAGAGTAGATTAA